In the genome of Deferribacterota bacterium, the window TAATAAACTTTGTTAAAATATTTCTTATTTTAAAGCTTTTTTCTTTTTCCATTGTTTTATCTATACCTATAAAACAGTCCAGTGACATTTAAGCTACATTTATTAAAGTAATAACTCTATTTTATTTTGTTTTTATCTAGAAGTCAAGTAATTTACTAAAATTTGTCAGCTAAATTTTATATACATTGTTTTTACTAATTGAGGTTTAAAAGTAATTTAATAAGCTACAAATAGGATAGCTTTAAACTGCATAGCTGTACCAGTCGTAGAAAACAAATCCTATTTAAATCCTGTCGAGTACAACTTATCTTTATGAATAATTATATGTTATTAATAATTAATAAAAAATTACATTATTTTAACAATAATTATAATATTCTTGAATATACTAAAAGTATTGAGCAATATTCAATTGGGAGCATAATAATGAAAAATATACTTGCATTAACTATTTTTTTTCTATTATTTTTTTGTATGGTTTCCTCTGCAGAAGAAATTAAAACTATTAGATGCGCTACATTTAATGCTTCAATGTATAGAGATTTAAAAGGTAGATTATTAGAAGATCTAAAAAATGGAAATGATAAGCAAATAGAAAATGTTGCTGAAATAATACAAAGGGTAAATCCAGATATACTTCTTATAAATGAATTTGACTATTATGAAAATAATGTTGCAATTGATGCCTTTAAAAGAAATTATTTAGAAGTTTCACATAATGGTAGCAAAGCTATACACTTTAATTACATCTATCATGCACAATCAAATACAGGCGTTGATACAGGATATGATTTAAACAAAAATGGAATACTACACGAGGCTGACGATTGTTTTGGTTTTGGCCAGTTTGAGGGTCAATATGCATTTGCCCTATTCTCAAAATACCCAATTGATCACAATAATATGAGAACTTTTAGAAAATTTCTTTGGAAAGATATGCCCAATGCTTTAATACCCTATGATTATTACACAAAAGAAGAGGTTAATATTCTACGACTATCTTCTAAAAACCACGTTGATGTGCCAATTAGGATAGATGAGGGTATAGTCTTCCACATACTTGCAAGTCATCCTACTCCACCAACATTTGATGGGCCTGAGGATAGGAATGGAAAAAGAAATTATGATGAAATTAGGTTTTTTGCAGATTATATTGATCCAAACAATAACCATTATATCTATGATGATAATGGTAAAAAAGGTGGACTAACAAAGGATGTATTTTTTATTATCATGGGAGATCTCAATGCTGACCCTTTTGATGGGGATAGTATTAAAGGAGCAGTAAACCAATTGCTTGATAAACCCATGATTAACCAGTGTGTATCATATGGCTCTTGCACACCCTCAAGTTTGGGAGGAATAGAATATTCAAAAAGTGAATATGGTAGTACAGCTCATAAAGGGAATCCTGCCTATGATACTGCAAGTTTTGCGGGGGGCTTAAGGGTTGACTATGTATTACCATCAGCTAACTTAACAACAATAGCCTCTGGCATATTTTGGCCTACGCAAGATGATCCATTATATAGATTAGTTGAATATACTGACAATGGTCCTGCAAGTTCTGACCATCATTTAGTATGGATAGATATTGTTATGCCTTAATTAGATAAATAATTAAAATCAATTTTTTTATTTAAAATAATATTTCTTTTTTTAATTTTTATATTCTATATTTAAATATGCAGCAGTGGAGAAAAAACTTATACGTTTTAGTTATTGGACAATTCTTTACAAGGCTTGGCCAAACATTTATCGTTCCATATATACCTATTTTTATAAATGAAGATTTAAAAGTAGATGACCCTAAAGCTGTCGCCTTCTGGGCTGGGTTAATAGCAGGATCTTTGTTTTTAGGACAATTTATAGTATCTCCCATATGGGGATATTTAGCAGATAAAATAGGGCGAAAGATAATGATTTTAAGAGCATCCTTTGTTATCTCCTTTTTTATGTTTATAACAGCCTTTATTAGTAATGTATATGAGTTCTTTATTATTAGATTTATAATGGGTTGTTTTAGTGGTTTTAATGCGGCTGCTATCACCTTTATAGCATATGAAATGCCAAAGGAAAAATTAGGATATTCAATGGGATTGATACAAACTGGGCAGATGTCAGGTTTATTAATAGGCCCTGCAATAGGTGGTTTTTTAGCACATTTCTTGGGTTATCGTTTTAGTTTTATACTAGCATCAATAATAAGTTTTTTTAATTTTCTAATGCTTCTTTTTGGTCTAACTGAAAAAAATAGAACGAATATAGGTGGAAAAGCTGATATTCTAGAAAAATTTTCCCTACATAAAATTTATAATGGCCTAAGTATTATTAAGCAAAGCAGAATGCTTTTAATTATATTTTTTATAATACTAATCACCCAACTATCTATAAAAAGTATAGAACCAGAATTAGCACTTTTTGTAAAATCTTTATATGTCGGTAACTATTTAGAAATAATGGTTTCATTAACTTTTATTGCAGTGGCAGTAACAAACGTGTTTTTTGCTCCCATTCTTGGTAAGTTAAGCGATATAAAAGGTGCGCAAAACACACTGTTTTTATGTCTTTTTTTTACATCTCTTATTTTTATATTACACTGTATAGTAACTAATATTGAGGCACTAATTTTATTAAGACTTCTCCTTGGCTTGGGCTTGGCTGGCATCCTGCCATCAGCTAATACGCTAATAAGTAAATTCACTATTAACTCAAATAAAGGGTCACTATATGGTATTAGTGCTAGCATAAATGCTCTTGGTAATTTTGCTGGACCTCTTCTAGGCGGTATAATTCTTAGTATTTTCAACATAGAACTAGGATTTATTATTATTTTTATCCTAGTAGCTTCACTATTTCTACTATCTGCCCTATTTCTTAAACTAAACCTATTAAACCATAGTTAAATCTTACGCTATCTTTCTTTACCATTATTATAATAATTATTTCAAAATAAATTTAATAAATTATCTTGCATAAAATTAACTAAAAATTTATTATAATTTCCACTAAATTACAATAGGTAAAATATGGATATAAAACCATACCTATCGTGGGCATTCTTCTTCTTTTGGCCAACACTTTGGATAGTACTAGCTATTGTCACTTGGCTTTATTGGAATAGAAAAAAATAATATAATACGATTAACATGAGTAACATCAATATGCATTTAGAATCAGTAATCGTATGGATTGCATATCTAATTTTTATAATTCTAGTAGGAAGTTGGACTTCAAAAAAAATA includes:
- a CDS encoding endonuclease/exonuclease/phosphatase family protein, whose product is MKNILALTIFFLLFFCMVSSAEEIKTIRCATFNASMYRDLKGRLLEDLKNGNDKQIENVAEIIQRVNPDILLINEFDYYENNVAIDAFKRNYLEVSHNGSKAIHFNYIYHAQSNTGVDTGYDLNKNGILHEADDCFGFGQFEGQYAFALFSKYPIDHNNMRTFRKFLWKDMPNALIPYDYYTKEEVNILRLSSKNHVDVPIRIDEGIVFHILASHPTPPTFDGPEDRNGKRNYDEIRFFADYIDPNNNHYIYDDNGKKGGLTKDVFFIIMGDLNADPFDGDSIKGAVNQLLDKPMINQCVSYGSCTPSSLGGIEYSKSEYGSTAHKGNPAYDTASFAGGLRVDYVLPSANLTTIASGIFWPTQDDPLYRLVEYTDNGPASSDHHLVWIDIVMP
- a CDS encoding MFS transporter, with translation MQQWRKNLYVLVIGQFFTRLGQTFIVPYIPIFINEDLKVDDPKAVAFWAGLIAGSLFLGQFIVSPIWGYLADKIGRKIMILRASFVISFFMFITAFISNVYEFFIIRFIMGCFSGFNAAAITFIAYEMPKEKLGYSMGLIQTGQMSGLLIGPAIGGFLAHFLGYRFSFILASIISFFNFLMLLFGLTEKNRTNIGGKADILEKFSLHKIYNGLSIIKQSRMLLIIFFIILITQLSIKSIEPELALFVKSLYVGNYLEIMVSLTFIAVAVTNVFFAPILGKLSDIKGAQNTLFLCLFFTSLIFILHCIVTNIEALILLRLLLGLGLAGILPSANTLISKFTINSNKGSLYGISASINALGNFAGPLLGGIILSIFNIELGFIIIFILVASLFLLSALFLKLNLLNHS